One Zeugodacus cucurbitae isolate PBARC_wt_2022May chromosome 3, idZeuCucr1.2, whole genome shotgun sequence genomic region harbors:
- the LOC105218517 gene encoding uncharacterized protein LOC105218517 — protein MKNQLHLNLNVTETLNVDNDGNASDSMEAAAAAAAVAVSKLKLDGVNVETVTTVPQQQQQQLQPHEPKQIQQLDAEQQQQLRKAYSKIEAIAVGQSSTATTTTTATTIRTDVGTVAATKRVATSLSSSPSLLNSSSTALAKFNRIIDSTMPATNYYQHHLQQQQAHESMQHATCAGAAPPATLSDALQQRLALVYPDIVSTDSQTKKINFTTATAAAAAAATAKTTATTAQTAKPKAKVKGKSGATHDRTRTTRAEIATEVEAATLTAAVAATAPSNDDNQMKRNDVHYLLKQLNSFSDIEEIEIVDMEQRQRQLDEQQQQQQQYMGHGVEKAHSPTAQSLVITSPSSLSHKGIRRYASLHQQQCTQYALDSDEAIDSVDHQQYLLQQFDDYLFQSCHYLETNYFAANYRTAMVESSSHEFRPSTTTTTGTSAASVSSEQSLELHETEPPSVICKAPPPPAPATPTKLLAMSSAATPSPSIVDVPITPRRYGMQARLTSSGVQTELTATSLTEASLAKSSSSSASSEEQRRRAPFFKCCYTPIDRWREKRSAAHSAAAAQKRGSRQSVQPSAAAAAPSVSKRGGATASARASEASGAQQHTRKNGHAV, from the coding sequence ATGAAAAatcaattacatttaaatttgaatGTAACGGAAACATTGAATGTTGATAATGATGGTAATGCGAGTGATTCGATGgaagcagcggcagcggcagcagcagtagcagtatCTAAGTTAAAATTGGATGGGGTTAATGTAGAAACCGTCACAACAGtgcctcaacaacaacaacaacaactacaaccacACGaaccaaaacaaatacaacaactagatgcagaacaacaacaacaacttagaaAAGCATATAGCAAAATCGAAGCAATTGCTGTGGGACAGTCgtctacagcaacaacaacaacaacagcgaccaCAATTAGAACAGACGTGGGAACCGTAGCAGCAACCAAACGAGTAGCgacatcattatcatcatcaccGTCATTGTTGAATTCATCATCAACGGCATTAGCTAAATTTAACCGAATCATCGACAGTACAATGCCGGCAACTAACTATTATCAGCACCATTTGCAACAGCAGCAAGCGCACGAAagcatgcaacatgccacatgcgCCGGTGCAGCGCCACCAGCAACGCTGAGTGACGCACTACAGCAGCGCCTAGCGCTTGTCTATCCCGACATTGTCTCGACCGATTcgcaaacgaaaaaaattaatttcacaacagcaacagcagcagcagcggcagcggcaacaGCGAAGACAACAGCGACAACCGCACAAACAGCAAAACCGAAAGCGAAAGTGAAAGGAAAGTCCGGTGCAACGCATGACCGTACGCGTACAACGCGAGCGGAAATCGCGACGGAAGTGGAAGCGGCAACATTGACGGCCGCAGTTGCTGCAACAGCGCCATCAAACGACGATAATCAAATGAAACGAAATGATGTGCATTATTTGTTGAAACAATTAAATAGTTTTAGTGATATagaagaaatagaaattgttgaTATGGAGCAAAGACAGCGACAGCTGgatgaacaacaacagcaacagcaacagtataTGGGCCACGGCGTGGAGAAGGCACACTCACCGACAGCGCAATCGCTTGTGATAACCTCGCCATCGTCGCTCTCGCACAAAGGCATACGACGTTACGCCTCACTGCACCAACAACAGTGCACGCAATATGCGCTCGACAGCGACGAGGCGATCGACAGCGTCGATCATCAGCAATATTTGCTGCAACAATTCGACGACTACCTTTTTCAGTCCTGCCACTATTTGGAGACAAATTATTTTGCCGCCAACTATCGCACTGCCATGGTCGAGAGCAGCTCACACGAGTTCCGACCatcgacgacgacgacaacggGCACCTCGGCAGCATCTGTCTCATCGGAGCAATCGCTCGAGCTGCACGAGACCGAACCGCCGAGCGTCATATGCAAGGCACCGCCACCACCTGCGCCTGCCACACCGACCAAGCTTTTAGCAATGTCGTCTGCTGCCACACCATCACCCAGCATCGTCGACGTGCCGATCACGCCAAGACGCTATGGCATGCAAGCGCGTTTGACCAGCAGCGGTGTACAAACCGAACTCACCGCCACCTCGCTCACGGAGGCATCGCTGGCAAAGAGCAGCAGCAGTTCCGCCAGCTCTGAAGAGCAGCGCCGGCGTGCGCCCTTCTTCAAGTGCTGCTACACGCCCATCGATCGTTGGCGTGAAAAGCGCAGCGCAGCACATTCAGCGGCGGCAGCGCAAAAGCGTGGCAGTCGACAAAGTGTGCAGCCGAGTGCTGCTGCAGCCGCACCGTCGGTGAGCAAGCGCGGTGGCGCCACTGCCAGTGCTAGAGCTAGTGAGGCCAGCGGCGCACAGCAACATACGCGCAAAAATGGGCATGCAGTCTGA